One Cryptococcus neoformans var. neoformans B-3501A chromosome 10, whole genome shotgun sequence DNA window includes the following coding sequences:
- a CDS encoding hypothetical protein (Match to ESTs gb|CF184775.1|CF184775, gb|CF184514.1|CF184514, gb|CF184508.1|CF184508; HMMPfam hit to UNC-50, UNC-50 family, score: 232.0, E(): 1e-66) translates to MASPLLPLSGSSHPSSTGGDSRRWDLSGGAGFGGSRNMGLGIEMDTGLGTGRGGLSTQLKRLTKFRSMDFELAFWQLTYLVVAPRRVYKQTYHHKQTKNQWARDDPAMLILIAGCLAAAGVAWSLVYRLPFSNLITLPLLMIFRDFLLSSLAVATILYFLSNRLLLAPSVPHASASDNRVEFAYAFDVAVNSFFPMFLTVYVGLLPLAVLVVRDNWVCLWAGNTLFLIAQVQYVYVTYLGYAALPFVARSQILLSPLLPIFGGYLLSLLGFNTAKHALELYFRQSWK, encoded by the exons ATGGCGTCTCCGCTTTTGCCTCTTTCGGGATCATcacacccttcttcaaccggTGGTGATTCTCGAAGATGGGATCTTTCGGGCGGTGCAGGGTTTGGAGGCTCAAGAAATATGGGTCTAGGCATAGAGATGGATACTGGACTGGGaacaggaagaggaggattgTCTACGCAGTTGAAGAGATTAACGAAATTCAGGAGCATG GACTTTGAGCTGGCTTTTTGGCAACTGACATATTTGGTCGTTGCCCCTAGAAGAGTGTATAAACAGACATACCATCA CAAGCAAACGAAGAATCAGTGGGCGCGAGACGA CCCAGCAATGCTCATCCTGATAGCAGGATGCTTAGCAG CTGCCGGTGTCGCTTGGTCACTCGTATACCGCCTCCCTTTCTCAAACCTCATAaccttgcctcttctcatGATCTTTCGagatttccttctttcttcgctCGCCGTCGCGACAATCCTCTACTTCCTCTCTaaccgcctcctcctcgcgcCCTCTGTTCCCCATGCTTCAGCATCAGATAACAGGGTGGAATTTGCATATGCGTTCGATGTCGCTGTGAACTCGTTCTTCCCAATGTTCTTGACTGTCTACGTTGGACTATTGCCATTGGCCGTTTTAGTCGTCCGAGACAACTGGGTGTGTCTCTGGGCCGGAAA TACACTGTTCTTGATCGCTCAAGTTCAATATGTATATGTCACCTACTTGGGTTACGCTGCACTCCCATTCGTAGCTCGCTCGCAGATCTTACTCTCTCCTCTGCTTCCTATCTTTGGCGG ATATCTTTTAAGTCTATTGGGATTCAACACTGCCAAGCACGCGTTGGAGCTTTACTTCCGGCAAAGCTGGAAGTGA